From the genome of Alteromonas stellipolaris:
AAATTATTAGCGACTTTAATGACCAAACCCATAACATACCCTCAACTGGCACCTATTGGCGCGATCAATTTCATCGCTTTGGGGCGTATTGGAAAAGCCCCACCGAAGTAACTTTCTATATCGACGGCCAGCAAACGCCAGATGGTTCGTGGGCACAGGTTGTTATGAAAGATAAAGATTACACTGGCGCAACTTTGGATAAATCGCAATACAACATGGATCAAGAAGCCTTCATTATTATCGATACCGAGGATCATGATTGGCGCTCTAACCAAGGCATAGTTGCTTCTGATGCTGAACTTGCAGATGGTTCCAAAAACAAAATGTATGTGGACTGGATCCGCGTTTATAAACCGGTTGACGGAGTGGTGACTGGCAACACAAACTTGCAAGCTAAACATTCTGGTCGCTGTATCGACGTTGCCCAAGGCGCTATGATTAATGGCAGTCAGTATCAGCAATGGACCTGTGATACCACAAACACAAACCAGAGCTTCAAATTTATTTCCGCTGGCAACAATGAGTATTTAATTCAATCAACGCAAAGTAATTTGTGTGTTGAACTGAAAGATAACAACTCGGCAAATGGCGCAAATATTCATCAATGGGTATGTAACAGTGCAAATGACAATCAAAAGTGGACGCTACACGATAAAGGAGATCAACACTTCGAGATCCGAAGTAAAGTCACAGGTAAGTGCATTGACGTGGCCGGAAAAGCAACTACTAACGGTGCAAACATAGTTCAGTGGAGCTGCTATAACGGCCAAAATCAGAGATTTAAATTTTTACAATAATAATGAGGTAAAGTTTAACAGCTGCCAATGAGTTAGAATAAAGGGGGTCAGAGTCTGCCCCCTTTATTTTAACTAAAACTGGCTCTCATCAACCAACTTAAGCCAAATGGGGTTGGTGTAGGCTTTGCGGCCTTCGTTATCTTCTACGATTAGCGCTACCCAGCCAGAAGCTTGTGGTACTTTAAAGCTAACGTAATCGTGATCTCCAGTTAGTTTTTTATCTTCAAGCACTACGCTGTTCACGGCACTTTGCTTATTGGTAGCGGTAGTTGTGGCTGTGCTATCACTACCAATCAACTGCACAGACTTAAGCCCATTTACCGCCACCAAATCGAAACTGATCGTCTGTGCTTGTGCCTTTGCAAGCTTCAATGTATTGCCAAACATGACGTTTTTTGGGTAAATCACAGGGCCAAAAGATACATAAGAATGACCATCTTTCGCGGCTTGCGCGAAGGCATTCGCATCAGGCTTACTGCCGGTATATACAAATAGCCTGTTTAATCCACTGGTTTGATTTAATACATCATGAGTATCTGAACCTGCAGTAAAGTAGTACGGTAATCCTTCATTCCAAAACTGATGCGCTTTGTTAACGGTTGGCTCATTATTTACTACCGCATTTAGTTCGAATAAATCAATGCTAGGGTTAAATCCCCCTGGCGCTGAGCCTTTATCCAAACTGCTTAAATAGCCATAAGGTATGTAGGGGTGATTTGAAGCAATTACAGTAGCCCCCATACGGCGAACATCTTCAATAATACTGTGTATATCATCTACGCCTGGATCAACCGTTAATTGCGCCCCACTATCTATGGGAAAAGCGTTAAAGTGGCCCCAAGAAGGCGACACTTCAATAGACGGTATA
Proteins encoded in this window:
- a CDS encoding RICIN domain-containing protein produces the protein MKYLSILLAGIITSTVAHCEDWDNIPLPTSPGGGKVWQLQTQYSDSFNYIGKPSDFTDKWNDSYFNNWTGPGLTYWSSNESWVANGNLIISASRRQGTNQVNAGVITSKTKVKFPIYLEARIKVSNLELSSNFWLLSQNDEREIDILEVYGGAADTWFAKNMSTNFHVFLRDEQTNQIISDFNDQTHNIPSTGTYWRDQFHRFGAYWKSPTEVTFYIDGQQTPDGSWAQVVMKDKDYTGATLDKSQYNMDQEAFIIIDTEDHDWRSNQGIVASDAELADGSKNKMYVDWIRVYKPVDGVVTGNTNLQAKHSGRCIDVAQGAMINGSQYQQWTCDTTNTNQSFKFISAGNNEYLIQSTQSNLCVELKDNNSANGANIHQWVCNSANDNQKWTLHDKGDQHFEIRSKVTGKCIDVAGKATTNGANIVQWSCYNGQNQRFKFLQ